The following nucleotide sequence is from Nothobranchius furzeri strain GRZ-AD chromosome 11, NfurGRZ-RIMD1, whole genome shotgun sequence.
tGCTTTGCGGATCGATGAGCCGACTGTTTCCACTACACTCTCGAAGGATTCAGGATACAGACGGAGGAACGGTCGGAAGGATTCTGTGTCAGCAAAGTGCATCTCTTTGGGTAGATAGGCATAAAATCCTAGACTGCTCCGTCTTTGCAGCCACCGTACACATACTTTCCGAAACTTGAAATGACGATTGCGGCGATGcatcaacaataaaacaagtaTAAGCATTTCCTCTATTTACAGCTCTCTcgccatttgttttatttttttcacatGCAGACTGGGCGCTGCCATGTTGGAATCACGTGAGCAGAGAACGCGCTTTATTTGGCCAGTAGAATATTTCAGAAGCTGATGtgcacaaacaaataaaaaacaggttttattttcatacagttcttctagcagtaatctcaaatgcattcctccaaatagcatgccaaactttagcttacctgtcgagcagaaaacaggCGACCGCAGCGTCGGTGGACAGCCCAACCGTCTCTTTCAGCGAACGCCAACGTTGAAAAGAGTCTCCTAAAAAcactctggtcttatttctcacttcagaggcctttctcttcttCTCGTAGACTTTGAAGACACCTTTTCTCTTGcgactctcagccattttcaaaagaacctGTTGAGATAAAAGTGCACAACCCgttgagaaaaaaaaagagtgTGCATGCTTAAGGAGAAAACTGGCCCAGGGGCGAGCACGTACGACGGACTTACGCAAAGGCTtcgccagaatgattgacagttatgcggaccaatggttgacgtgatccacccggaaataaaagatcgattgctatacctttaactaAAAGATTTGTCACTGAATGGAAGGAAGCAGTATTGAGGAGGTTCAACTCTGGGAGACGCCGACTGCAGCTCTTCTAAGTGGTGAGTAAAGAAGATTTTTATTTAAAGGGGGTGTAATATTGTGATTGCTGTtggttgtacacacacacacacacacacacacacacacacacacagcatttttaccttgtttttatttttgaataacTAAAATGAAGCATTTTGCCTTTATAAGAAACAAGTTTTATCAAACTGACAAACATGGATTTTATTAaagttattttaataaaacataatttttaatttgttttgaataaggaATATTCAAGTAAACATGCAAAGAAAAAAGTAAAGATTTACAAatttattgtgataaaaaattattaaaattacTAAAATTAAAAAATCCTGCTTTTGTTTTAaggcctacctacctggttactccacatacatatttcacgagcatttttaaactcagaagtacccctgaaagaCTCAGTTGTTCGACCTTCTATCAAAACTTCTTTTGAGCTTGAGAAGGTTTATGTTTCTCCGTTTATTATGGgagtccagcagcagcagctttgatGGAAACTGTTGCCTGTAGGTGGCGCCATTTGTCAGGAGTAAATAAAATATGCTCCAATtgagagaggcagagagagagaatgGTCATCTGATCTCAGTCCATCGTGTTTTTTCCGATGTTTTtttcccggggggggggggggggtgtcatttgtgtgtgtgcgtgcgcgtgtgcatgtgtgccgcaggatgagtgttgtgaaggggttttcattgtcagactgttttaaaCATACTGGGGATAGGGGGGAATGTGGGtgtgcggggcctttttaatttgttaagcactttgagttgcatgcattgtaggattaagtgctatataaataaagttgatcaattgattgattgaagggagtgaggggggggggggtcaagagagagagttgggggaAAGTTAAACTTCTTACAGTAAAGAATTGTTTATTTAGGGTTTATCTGGTTTATCTTTGGCTTGGTTTCCAAAccctgatgacatcatcactgcTGCAGATTTTCCTATTAAAAGCAaacagtttttatcatcaggTAGATAGAAACAGGGGCTTAGGAATGAGTTTAATGTTGGAGGgagacacattttggaaatctaacagtaACAGATGTGTTGTAGGTCaataggtcaatatataggtccaGCTCACTGAAAAAAGTAcacttaatgattatttctgattataatgtgtcactgagtttttcatgcaggctgaacatgaaaatagtttcctttagctatctcctgcattagcttctggtagaaaatagacggtgaaactccaggattattaaagcctgacagatgtgactcagggcgtaaggcaaagcccagaaagacaagaaaataacttttatagcccagttcccaaacttttttttttttgctttgatcggggacccatgagccaaccagaaggggaggagactaggCTCCCCATCAGCCAGATCCAGGTttgattaccggccaacgtggacgttttaatcattaaaaagctgtttttgtgtcaatactgttttatttttatttaataataggaatttaggatatattatcttatacatttgggtagagatgtgtaaacagatttaatacaagactaaagctgtgaattttCAGTCTCAATTGATCTGACTctgatcagaatattttaaactacatcagacaacaatgctgaccaacaatcagaaaaatcagtttgcttctgacagaatgaaaaaagaaataattcactcacaacaacagctggaactaaatTATTTTTCAGACGGACAAAAGAAAAAATAGAGGCCTAAAATGCACCAgaatgcagagtttaacacttatttttcaaatatttctaaggaagcgtacaaaatttattttattcttaagcCGTACTGCCCAGCTCTATTTGTTATGGAATTACATAAATgaaactgtgttcacttattatcacattcaaatcttcctctcatcagccactaaaaccatctcactcttcactgtagcacctacctgcacctcagcaggtctggctctccctgtctcacactcatcatcattttcctgctgaacttcatctgatcacTTATAtaaaaaaagtgacatgaatacgAATTATAGacaaatatctaaccttccatttttatccaaagtcctggagaaaatagtggccatccgagtatgtgagcatctaaaccctcatgatctgtttgaggaatttcagtttggttttagagtatcacagcactgaaactgcattagtgaaagttacaaatgattttCTCATGGTGTCTCAGAAAATGCTGGTTCTGAGAGGAAACTAAGGTGGGGTTTACTCATATATGTTGTAAATTGTAAATAAAAGACTAAAATTCtgttttatcatcatcatcattttactGTATGTGTAGATCAAAGCCCTTCACAGACAAATAAAGAAAAGTTAAAACCataaaagcaaaataaaagcagaaaaacagacaaAACATTACAACAAAAGCAGATCCGTAGAAGTGTTTTTTCCACCCAGTTTTACTCTGAACATGAAACcagatggacagaaaagcacagACAGGTTTTGGTTTCTTCATCAAACCCCAAATACCCGACCCAATCCAGGACGTCCAGGAAGTCGCTCCTCATGGAGTGGGGGAGACACAGATGACTCACCCTTTTACTCacatgctgtttctgacacattTAGAGTTTCCTAATTTAACTTCAGTTTTTTTCTTTACCACAGAATTTTCATATTTTTCTACTGTTTCTCAAGAGGGAAATTCCCATCAGATCTTAAAAAGTCCTCcagctgtctcacacacacacacacacgtgtgtgtgtgtgtgcgtgtgtgtgtgcgcacacatgtgtgtgtctatttgtatgtatgtgtgtgtgtgtgtgtgtgtgtgcgcgtgtgcattggtggccttttttctaaaaaaacaaaacttctGTCTCTTGAAGCTGTTTTATTTCTTCATGCAAACCAACAACAGAAGGTTGTGATGAAGGTGTGGAAACACAACGCTGCGGCTGGGTGGTTTTTCTGTCGGGGGTCTGCTGACAGAAACAGTTTCATGTTCTGCTCGGCGTGGGTAAAGATCAACGTTGAGGAAAACCCTGCAGCAGACGCACTGAGACGTAGGTGGGTGAGGGCGGCATCATGGACTCCCATGGGAGCTGATGGAAATGGGCGAGTACAGAAGAAAGAAAGTTTATTTATAATGACTGTCAAAAACCCACAAGCTGAAACCCAAAGCAGCTGTGGGTGTGTTGGCTCTGACACGGCCAACAGGTGTATCGGCTCTGTTGGGTCTGTTTAAAACAAGCTGATAAGGCTTTGTGTCATTTGTGTTGGCAGGTGCAGACGCAGATAAAACACCTGTGCAGGTGAGGAGAGTTGGACCCTCTGAGGTCAGGTTGGAGGAACGGTTCATCACAGATTAttaatccagacacatttgatcttATCTTCCTAATGTCATACGAGTATGTGTACATGTTAGAGCAGCTCAGAGTACTTTTACTGTCCAGTTACTATTACTGGAGCAGGACCAGCTGAATTTAACCagaatgtaaatgtgtgtgttgcatTTCTGGTTGACACGTTTCTTCATTTAGTTAACTAGAAGTGGCAGACAGCAggttaaatcacacacacacacacacacacacacacacacacacacacacacacacacacacacacacgcttcttCAGTATCGTAACTAAACATAAATGCTCACATTTGATTTTAATCACAAACATCTGTTTTAGTCAAGAGAACAAAATTTATGGATCCGATTCCAGCGAGTCGCTCAGGTCCAGAAGCCACGACTCACTTCCTGTTTCCTCTGACCCTAACGTGATGTACGATGATGTCATCAGAGCTTTGGAATGAAATCTGTTCCAGGGTAAAACTCTACACTTCTCACAGTTCCTGGAATGTTTGGAAGATGAAGTCTAATCTTCTGCTTGTGCCTCATCAGAATGTAGACTTGTTCTCTCGCCTGTGAGCCTCTCCAGGTGGATGTCGGTGCATCAACGTGCAGATTATAATTTAATCTGCAGCAGAAACTTCAAACATGCCTGAAAGTGAAATTTAGCCATGTGGAACAAATCAGGAGAAACAGGAAGCCGCTGAGTCACCCAGCcggaccagctggaggctggagcATGACTCAGCAGAAACTCACCACAGCTTCTTTTGGTGAGAGGAAGGAAGACACTGTGGTAACTCAACGTCCTCGTGCTCTGAATATAAAATGTAATCAGAAGCTAAATAAAGCTGGTTTTCCAGACATCTCGCTCCCAATTTGACCCTAAAAACTTTTCTTCTCAACACCTCGCTTCCCACCTTCAGCTGATTTTCTGGTTCCAAAGAGAAAACGTTCATTAGTTCTGGAGACACGAGGATGAAGTCTAGGGTGGAGGATCAGCTCTTCCCTCAGACCGGAGTCCACCTTTCACCCAGTTCCTTTTCTCTCTGGAGTTCATGGAGATAACATCTGGATTTGATGTCAGGTCAGATGTTCCAGGATGACACAACCAGGCCTCCAAGGCCCGCTCTGGACCATTCCGTGAGATCAGAATCACTTTTAGGGGCAAAAAGCGATTCAGTGAATGAAATCCAGGGAAATGTTCTGTTTACCCTGGAGGTcaaattaatcccagaggaatcGCATCGGCTTTCACAAGAAATTCCCGTCCTCTGAATGGGAAGTGTGCCGGTGTTCCGGTGAGAGTCGAGCCGTGACAGCATGTGCCGACTTCACCATCAGGAAGAGGAACAGCTTTTATCCACATCTGGCTTCAGGAGAGAAACTAGAAATAAAGCAAATCAAACGTCCAGAATGCTCCAAACAggagatgcttttattttgaaaggtctgCAGAGGACATCCTCCAGAACAgcagaagaaataaaaaaataaaatctgtttaAACACACGATGTTTTCGAAAATCACTGTAATAAATTATAATAAATACAAACTGATCCCAGAGCTGCTCAGAGCTCAGCTTCcaacatgaaaacaaacaaaaacaaacaaaacaaacaaaactggtTTATTTGAAAGTCCTGAGCAGCTGGAGTCTTCCTCTCAGCTCTTCGCTCCTCTTCATCAGCTCATCCTTCGTCCTCCGTATCCTGTCCTCCTCCTCGGAGAGCTCCATGATGAACTCCGTGGCCTTCTTCAGGATCACCACCTTGGACGTCTTGTCCTTGTCCTTCAGCTCGGGGACTTCGTCCCTCAGGGACAGAAAGCTCACCCTCAGCTCGTTGCGTCGCTGTCTCTCCAGGACGTTATGAGTCCTGCGTTTGTCTTTGTCTTCTCCGTCGTACCACGGACTCCAACACCGCCGCCTTCTGCTCTGCCCCGTTCCCGTGGCCTCTGTCCTCCGCCGTTTACCAACAGGCCGTGGGGCGGCGTAGTTGTGCTGCTGGACGTTGATGTGAGAGCGTTTGAGGACCAGAGGTGAAGCTTCAGAGGGCCGAGACGTTCTCCGCCTGTCCACCGTCACTACGTCAATCTCTGCTTCCTCtccatcctcctcttcctcttctgggtggaaaaacaaaacatgtgGATGTGAATGCAGGAAACTGATCCAGCTGTTTGTTTGACCTTCGACCTGCAGGTCGGCTTCTCACGTCCTTGTGAAGCATCGGCTCTACTCAAAAACTAAAAACATAAAAAGATGAGAATGAAAAATCCAACCTCGTCACCGGACTCCTCTGTTCTCTCACATTTACGGTTTTATTCCAACGCGGACCAACCCAAGAGTTAGGGTTAGGTTCTAGGGTtctaagattctagggttctaggTTCCCACAAACTAAAACCAGATGTCTGATGAGTTCATGGCAGATGCTCTACTTATGTTTCCTACATTTCTCAGGATGCATGAGGACATGGGTGTGTGCAGCGTGCAGCAGGCATCTGATCTCAGGAGCTTGGGTGGTGTTAAAGGCAGTagggtttttcacaataaaagcctgaTTCCCACCTGATTCGCTGTCGCTGCTGCTGAGTTGTGGCGATTCCAGATCCAGCTCTGATCCCATTTCCATCCCTTCTCCATCCAAGTTCTGCTTCTCGCTGGTTGTGGCAAACGGGAACACAACACCTGGGTTGATGCATTTGGATGCTGCAGTGTGGAGGTCCTGCAGGTACTCTGGGTTCACCTGGGACCGGCTCACTTGAGGTTCAGAGGACACATCTGGAATGCTGTCGGTGTCCGACGAGTCCCGGCGACTCTGGAGGGACGCCAGCCTCTTGGAGACCATCCTCTCCAGTTTGGAGGCAGCTGCAAAGCTGCTGCTCCACATGCAGTCCTGGATGATGAAGGACTGGAGGAATGATGAGGAGTTGGTGTCTTCATCCAGGAGGTCAGACACAGCGTCCAGGTGCTCTGCAGCAGACAGGTGGGAGTCATTCTGGGGGGGCGTCCGGCTGGGGGACAAAGGGGGGGTCAGCAGGAgctcaaacttcttccaaatgTCCTCACCTGGACCAGGGAGGAGGTGGCTCTGAGGAGGGGGGTAGAAATCCTCCTCCTCTCTGTCCAGGAGAAAGTAGGGCTGGGCGGTGTCGTAGTCGTAGTTCCTACTGGTCAACGTCGGCGCCATCATGGCCGCCTGAGGAGGAATCAACACCCGTTAAACAAGAAAAGTAATCCTGAAGGAAGACTCATGAACAAAACCCACATCTTCTGTCTGgagttttgttttgatttatttACACATGAAGATAAATTATGGATCAATAATCCGCTGTTTACTTTAATCTGGTGGGATTACCCAATGATTAACTAATGACCGGATTTCAGTCAGAATTTCTAGGTAATCTGTGAGACTCTAGTTGCAGAAGCAGCATGGAGCAGGTTAGTTAAAGAAACAGTAATTCACCAGATTATGAGAGATTAGTTTGACTAAACTGTAACCTCAGGATTTTAGTGGACTAATCCGAGATCCATCTTCTGTAAACCGGAATAAAACTACGGAATCTCAGGTGTTTCCTGACAGGTGAGGCGTCCTGCAGGTGTTTAGtctcagtttaaataaaacataaataaatcttcagatgtttttatttgttattaaagTTCAATCATCAGAAACTCCAGCAGCTGTACTCACCtttatgaaaaacaaacaaaactttaTCAAAAAACGGAGAAAATTCCAAAGATTTCAGCAGAATTAAATCCTGAGAGTATCTGAGATCCGGGACCAGCAGCGTGGATGAAGGATGCTAGGATCAGATGTGAACAACTGAAGATCTGATCTCAGTCTGCCTTTCCTCGTCCTCATGATGCAGCTCCATTTATCACCTCAGAGGCTTTCGTTCTTCTGCCTACGTCACGGCTTTCCACGCCAAAAACCTTCGACGTGATAACATAAAACGCGCTCGTATTGTGTTTGTGACGACATGAGTAATATCCTCCATGTTGGTTTCGGTTATTACCATGACGGCGATGAAGTAGCGGAGCCTGAAGACGCGCCGCAGGGAGGGACTAGCTTCCGCCGCGGAGGAGCGGTGAGGTGGTCCGGGTGGTCCGCGCTGACGGTAAATGATGCAAAGGAACGAAGTTCCGGGAAATCCGTGATAATCCGGGGTTGAGgtcatgaaaacaacaacaaacaaacgaGATTGAAGCGAGACTGAATAATTATTTACAaaaaatcagaaaaaataaaaatgcaaaactttTAACTTTGTGTTAAACAAAAGTTtcttaaaatttaaatttgaatagataaataaaataaataaaaaatgtataaataaaataaaatttgcttAGTGTAAGGATGAGTGTCCGATCAAAAGTTTCATTTGAAAATCAAATAAGATTAATCATAAACATATTTGATGTAAAtggaaattaaatatttattcatCACAGATTTATTAGTTtataatgaaaacacacacaaaaaaataaatataaccaAAATTCAAGGTTGTTTCATGAATGTTCTGCTTTCatgtttgttcatttgtttagTTAAATGCATATTAGAGAGAATCTGGACACCAATAAAACGTATGAAATgaataatttatatattttattgaaACAACTTCAGATTCTAACATGTTAGAAAGGAtcttttgttttaaatgttttcttcataattctaaattaaaaatcaGATAGATTAGATGAATGCGTTTGAGATAAatacattttagcagaaaaaagaGTGAATGATCCTCTCGCGCCCTCTGCTGGAGGAGGACTGAATCTGCTTCCCTtcagaatatttttatttttttgttgatgtttttcATATTTCTGCACTCTGATTTAAACAACCAGCTGTTGAACCAGGTGAATATAAACATCTAACACAGCTAGCTGCTACCAGTGAATCTCTACTGGTTATATTGGTTTTGTTTCATATATTTTGATGGTATTCTTTTGCCGAACTCTTATAACCTAGAATCTAGAGACCGTCATTTTCCAAAGCAAAAATTATGTTGCTTTGCAAATACACaggatgacttgccaggctagaacTCTTTTTATCACATATCACAAATATTGTATTGTTTACAAGTCAAACTATACTATAAAAACAAGAATTAAGGCTTAAAACCCGACTCAAACAGCTTCTAACCCCATATCCAGCTCAGAACCACTGAACCAGTCCAGAACTGCTGATCTAATCCAGAACCATTTATCCAGTCCAGAACTGCTGATCTAATCCAGAACCACTGGTCCAGTCCAGAACTGCTGATCTTATCTAGAACTACTCATCCAGTCCAGAACTGGTGATCGAGACCtaatttatttctatttcctTCTCAGCAGCCTGACCTGAACTCCTTTAGGTGGTTCCAGGTCAAAGGTTCTTCAGATTTTACACATGAGGACCCACAGCAGGGAGAAGGCCTTTGCCTGTGGAACGTGTGGTAGACGTTTCCTCACATGAAGACTCACAGCGATGAGAAGACGTTTTCTTGTGAAAGATTtggtaaaaatgtaaataaaaatatgATTTGAGAGTCCACATAAGGACCCACACTGGTGGTAGGGTCATGTGATCTACCGGTCTCTCGTCTGGAGCTGAGTGAGAGACAGAAAATGAGCAGCCAAGTCAGGAGGACATGTGATCATGCTTAAAATCACTTTTTGATCAGAAAATCGTTGTTCAGCGCTGGCTCACAACTTTCTCCAGGTGCTTTAGCTCCTCCTCCATCATCTAAAGGGGCCAGGGACGGAGAGCCAAAGCACAACACCATAAAAACACAACAGGGATCCAGCAGTCCTTTAGCAGACATTAGGGGTGTGAGGTGTCTATCATCTGAAGCTTTAATCCTGAGAAACGTGAATGTTTCAGTCATCAGCCTGATTTACCAGTGCTGTGGTACTGATCGTTTCAGCCCAGCACATAAACGCCCCGCTGACAGGTGTGTTTGTAAAACAAAACAACCTAAATGACTTTTCTGTTTAAGATTCACAGCAGCAACGAAGACGTGAGAAATGTGGGCAAGAGAATATTTTACTTCTCACATCAGACTCCAGAAATAAAGTAATGTGACTGCAGCTCCACCCGAGTCATGGCTGGGTATGTCTGAAGGCTCCAGTTTGTTAAGCTTGTTCCTTCACTATAATCTCAGATTATTCTCAGACTCTAAACTGTGTCCTACAGGCTACGAGTAAAAGTTGAATCATTTCTACAAAAAAACCAAACATGTTCTCTGCCTCTCTTCATTGTGGCCATTGGCGAACAGCAACCAAACACACGGATCCCTAAAACAGACCTGCTTTGTTCTGCTGCTGTCGTTAGAATGATCCACAGTTACTTATCTCACGTCTAA
It contains:
- the LOC107383716 gene encoding transcriptional regulator Myc-1 isoform X1, which codes for MMAPTLTSRNYDYDTAQPYFLLDREEEDFYPPPQSHLLPGPGEDIWKKFELLLTPPLSPSRTPPQNDSHLSAAEHLDAVSDLLDEDTNSSSFLQSFIIQDCMWSSSFAAASKLERMVSKRLASLQSRRDSSDTDSIPDVSSEPQVSRSQVNPEYLQDLHTAASKCINPGVVFPFATTSEKQNLDGEGMEMGSELDLESPQLSSSDSESEEEEEDGEEAEIDVVTVDRRRTSRPSEASPLVLKRSHINVQQHNYAAPRPVGKRRRTEATGTGQSRRRRCWSPWYDGEDKDKRRTHNVLERQRRNELRVSFLSLRDEVPELKDKDKTSKVVILKKATEFIMELSEEEDRIRRTKDELMKRSEELRGRLQLLRTFK
- the LOC107383716 gene encoding transcriptional regulator Myc-1 isoform X2 gives rise to the protein MMAPTLTSRNYDYDTAQPYFLLDREEEDFYPPPQSHLLPGPEHLDAVSDLLDEDTNSSSFLQSFIIQDCMWSSSFAAASKLERMVSKRLASLQSRRDSSDTDSIPDVSSEPQVSRSQVNPEYLQDLHTAASKCINPGVVFPFATTSEKQNLDGEGMEMGSELDLESPQLSSSDSESEEEEEDGEEAEIDVVTVDRRRTSRPSEASPLVLKRSHINVQQHNYAAPRPVGKRRRTEATGTGQSRRRRCWSPWYDGEDKDKRRTHNVLERQRRNELRVSFLSLRDEVPELKDKDKTSKVVILKKATEFIMELSEEEDRIRRTKDELMKRSEELRGRLQLLRTFK